Proteins found in one Geomonas subterranea genomic segment:
- a CDS encoding O-linked N-acetylglucosamine transferase family protein gives MTESQSLKELFAAANALFASGDLSRAAERYRRVLQLDPYFAQASFNLGCTLERLCGPGEALPHFERAAQLVPQWSEAHGNLGFALARVGRMEEAAGELQEACRLAPDHAGYRNNLGLALSALGRGEEAQASFQEAIRLDPRYPEPHSNLAILYERFGNGAAAIESLRQALRLRPDYPEAHHNLANALKSQGRHEEAIAHYREALRLKPDYLEAQSSLLFALLYGTHVAEETVFAEHAAFGASQRRAVKPHANVPDPDRVLTIGYVSADFREHAVARFIAPVLSHHDRSRFRVLCYSNVAVPDGKSSELAERCDRFVNIAGLPDDQAEELLREDGIDILVDLSGHSAGNRLPLFARKPAPVQVTWIGYPFSTGLTGIDYRISDAICDPPGETERYHSEELIRLPGTFSCFAPPGDAPAVAPLPCLASGGITFGSFNNPAKITGETLAMWGDVLRAVPGSRLLLKGYSLACPQGRQRFLDAFTAAGIDSERLELIGNTPSYRDHLALYGRVDIALDTFPYNGTTTTCEALWMGVPVVTLAGSTHRSRVGATLLHSVGLDALVAHDGRSFVQIAHALALDRHRLRGLRETLRATMAAASLTDGAGFTRGLEQELLAAWGRWCRRHVPPAADPKQEGLDLLREGRLDAALRRFLEPLRAGDKSTLTEIQDTLNAQTATDQARALTREEGREEESPAEGIASETLAECAELLGSAGFVTPADLICRYLGDRGYQSPRVSRTLGAVALAIGQPGAAAAALSRALEQGDDSRATRILLVKAQQAAELPPQRPQGERLLLIKAWGYGFWSDVNHVLGQLLAAEMTGRSPVVHWGTNSLFSDDPLENAFNNFFEPVSQVTINDVISRRRSFYPPKWQRDNVRHENLAKFDGPWSRCSALWNLERNEEVVVSDFHYAVNDLAPWIPAGHPLHGRSTEEIYLYLFDRYLKVQPRILERVEAFYRQQLAGAPVVGLHVRGGDKVGEDPGLARLNALYLPELERLLRETPQARIFLSTDDDRILARYRERFGSRLVYTVSTRTANVQGVHYQKQASRRALGEEVLIDTLLAARCDRFLGNGLSNVSLAVAQMRRWTPGTCRLFGTRLDYLRQLTLYRS, from the coding sequence ATGACCGAGTCACAGAGTCTGAAGGAGCTCTTCGCGGCGGCCAACGCCCTGTTCGCCTCCGGCGACCTTTCCCGCGCCGCCGAGCGCTACCGGCGCGTGCTGCAGCTCGATCCCTATTTCGCCCAGGCCAGCTTCAACCTGGGCTGCACCCTGGAGCGGCTCTGCGGTCCCGGCGAGGCGCTCCCCCACTTCGAGCGGGCGGCGCAGCTCGTCCCGCAGTGGAGCGAGGCGCACGGCAACCTCGGTTTCGCGCTGGCGCGGGTGGGGCGCATGGAGGAGGCGGCGGGCGAACTCCAAGAGGCCTGCCGCCTGGCGCCCGACCACGCCGGATACCGCAACAACCTGGGGCTCGCCCTGAGCGCGCTCGGGCGCGGCGAAGAGGCGCAGGCGAGTTTCCAGGAGGCGATCCGCCTCGATCCCCGCTACCCGGAACCGCACAGCAACCTCGCCATCCTCTACGAGCGCTTCGGCAACGGCGCCGCCGCCATCGAGTCGCTGCGCCAGGCGCTGAGGCTCCGCCCCGACTACCCCGAGGCGCACCACAACCTGGCCAACGCGCTCAAGTCGCAGGGGCGCCACGAGGAGGCCATCGCCCATTACCGCGAGGCGCTCCGGCTCAAGCCCGATTACCTGGAGGCGCAGAGCTCGCTCCTCTTCGCCCTCCTCTACGGCACCCACGTCGCGGAAGAGACCGTCTTCGCCGAGCACGCCGCCTTCGGCGCCTCGCAGCGCCGCGCGGTGAAGCCCCACGCCAACGTCCCCGACCCGGACCGGGTCCTCACCATCGGCTACGTTTCCGCCGACTTCCGGGAGCACGCCGTCGCCCGCTTCATCGCCCCGGTCCTCTCCCACCACGACCGGAGCCGCTTCCGGGTCCTGTGCTATTCCAACGTCGCGGTCCCGGACGGGAAGAGCTCGGAGCTCGCCGAGCGGTGCGACCGTTTCGTCAACATCGCCGGGCTCCCCGACGACCAGGCGGAAGAGCTGCTGCGCGAGGACGGCATCGACATCCTGGTCGACCTTTCCGGCCACTCCGCGGGGAACCGCCTGCCGCTCTTCGCCCGCAAGCCGGCGCCGGTGCAGGTCACCTGGATCGGCTATCCCTTCAGCACCGGGCTCACCGGCATCGACTACCGCATCAGCGACGCCATCTGCGATCCTCCCGGCGAGACCGAGCGCTACCACAGCGAGGAGCTGATCAGGCTCCCGGGCACCTTCTCCTGCTTCGCGCCCCCCGGGGATGCCCCGGCCGTCGCACCGCTCCCCTGCCTCGCCTCCGGGGGGATCACCTTCGGCTCGTTCAACAACCCGGCGAAGATCACCGGCGAGACCCTGGCCATGTGGGGCGACGTGCTGCGCGCGGTCCCCGGCTCACGGCTCCTGCTCAAGGGATACTCGCTCGCCTGCCCGCAGGGGCGGCAGCGCTTCCTCGACGCCTTCACCGCGGCCGGGATCGACAGCGAACGGCTGGAACTCATCGGCAACACCCCGTCCTACCGGGATCACCTCGCGCTCTACGGCAGGGTCGATATCGCCCTGGACACCTTCCCCTACAACGGCACCACCACCACCTGCGAGGCGCTCTGGATGGGGGTCCCGGTGGTGACGCTCGCCGGCTCCACGCATCGCTCCCGCGTCGGCGCGACCCTTCTGCACAGCGTCGGGCTGGACGCCCTCGTCGCCCACGACGGTCGCAGCTTCGTGCAGATCGCCCACGCCCTGGCGCTGGACCGGCACCGGCTGCGTGGACTCAGGGAGACGCTGCGCGCCACCATGGCCGCCGCCTCGCTCACCGACGGCGCCGGCTTCACCAGGGGACTGGAACAGGAACTGCTGGCCGCCTGGGGGAGATGGTGCCGCCGCCACGTCCCTCCCGCAGCGGACCCGAAACAGGAGGGGCTCGACCTGTTGCGCGAGGGGAGGCTCGACGCCGCTCTGCGGCGCTTCCTCGAGCCGCTGCGCGCGGGCGACAAGTCGACCCTCACCGAGATCCAGGACACCCTGAACGCCCAGACCGCCACCGACCAGGCGCGCGCCCTGACGCGCGAGGAGGGACGGGAAGAGGAATCCCCCGCCGAGGGGATCGCCAGCGAAACCCTGGCCGAGTGCGCCGAGCTTCTCGGCAGCGCGGGGTTCGTCACCCCCGCCGACCTGATCTGCCGCTACCTCGGGGACCGCGGCTACCAGAGTCCCCGCGTGAGCCGTACCCTCGGCGCGGTGGCCCTGGCCATCGGACAGCCGGGCGCCGCGGCGGCCGCGCTCTCCCGCGCCCTGGAACAGGGGGACGACTCGCGCGCCACCCGCATCCTCCTGGTGAAGGCACAACAGGCGGCCGAGCTTCCACCGCAGCGGCCACAGGGTGAGCGTCTGCTGCTCATCAAGGCCTGGGGCTACGGCTTCTGGAGCGACGTGAACCACGTGCTGGGGCAGCTCCTCGCGGCCGAGATGACCGGGCGCTCGCCGGTGGTGCATTGGGGCACCAATTCCCTTTTCAGCGACGATCCGCTGGAGAACGCCTTCAACAACTTCTTCGAGCCGGTCTCGCAGGTCACCATCAACGACGTGATCTCGCGCCGGCGCAGCTTCTACCCCCCCAAGTGGCAGCGCGACAACGTGCGCCACGAGAACCTGGCCAAGTTCGACGGTCCCTGGTCCCGCTGCTCCGCGCTCTGGAACCTGGAACGCAACGAGGAGGTCGTGGTGAGCGACTTCCATTACGCGGTCAACGACCTCGCCCCCTGGATCCCCGCCGGTCACCCGCTGCACGGACGCTCCACGGAGGAGATCTACCTCTACCTGTTCGACCGCTACCTGAAGGTGCAGCCCCGCATCCTGGAGCGGGTGGAGGCGTTTTACCGCCAGCAGCTGGCGGGCGCGCCGGTCGTCGGGCTGCACGTGCGGGGGGGGGACAAGGTGGGGGAGGACCCGGGGCTCGCCAGGCTGAACGCCCTCTACCTCCCGGAGTTGGAGCGGCTTTTGCGCGAGACGCCGCAAGCCCGCATCTTCCTGAGCACCGACGACGACCGGATCCTGGCCCGCTACCGGGAACGCTTCGGCAGCCGGCTCGTCTACACCGTCTCAACCCGCACCGCGAACGTGCAGGGGGTGCACTACCAGAAGCAGGCGAGCCGGCGGGCACTGGGGGAAGAGGTGCTCATCGACACCCTCCTCGCCGCGCGCTGCGACCGCTTCCTGGGCAACGGCCTCTCCAACGTGTCGCTGGCCGTGGCGCAGATGAGGCGCTGGACGCCCGGGACCTGCCGGCTCTTCGGCACCCGGCTCGACTACCTGCGCCAGCTCACCCTGTACCGGAGCTGA
- a CDS encoding glycosyltransferase, whose product MTLSMSKKYLVSAIVSTYDSERFLRGKLEDLEAQTIAPELEIIVIDSASPGNEGAIVAEFQARYDNIRYLRTGKRETVYQAWNRGIRMATGEFVTNANTDDRLRHDAYEILVRALRERPECVLAYPDMRITKQENATFERHESFGFRDWPEFNRLNLLELCCVGPFPLWRKALHDDIGYFDERFKSAADYELWLRAALRRDFVHVPQFLGLYWLSEETVSRKGDLPTLEYLEVQKEYRPRFAPLAPPPMELEPHEWQQFQTLSALLEAGEGAILPELERFSELHPRAPRFHLELARIFYKKGEIGYAKKYFEKAAIIDPGNETYRDALLSFLKSELYQALQHQTAFVAANPDDLEAHLCAGMILILMERYQAALPHYRRALEINPDSAPARENIAFLERELRPKVHPLTSIVVAAGDNAACTRESLESIERHTPEPHEVILVFRGGDDAALAELQEFCTGHSGHLLIDCGGRSPAAGFGAGLREAVGRELVLMQGDVVVTRGWLARMLDTLAREQKAGLCGPMTNRAPGLQGKVACDYRNLAGLESRAETFAGDHYGRRIAVPRLAGFCLLFSRELLDEVGEPDGSFASDAWGEDYSLRAALKGYGCIVAGDVFVHRYGSPDDDFLLRRERPLLERKWEPGALAPELAARLFRHRAAVEGTRLARAGRLKQAVDLMIEQGVHLADGDPAPYLALARVLSEAGQTREALEVLTHVPPGEAQATHLLRARCHEAAGERDLALSELERAAALDDQAPELLEQQGVLALQAGERDRAEDLLRRVLVADPGCARAYCALAAMVWERGERKQGLQLAERAFLLDPLQIASLGRYHEFATALDLLPREEERLRDAIALYPEHKGLCYGLIELLIRSARYGEAIREIERAAARFGLDDSGIDAALQIRGLAGAPSPAVKGTGSVSLCMIVKDEAHDLAAALDSLRGLADELVVVDTGSTDRTRDIARIFGARLFEFPWTGSFADARNFSLAQAAGDWILVLDADEVLAPTDLGPLADLARKGGRIAYSFTTRNYTEELARRGWVANGGEYPEQERGRGWTGSDKVRLFPNLPALRFEGAVHELLELSLLREEIPIHACDVPVHHYGKLDQAGNRAKQELYYRLGLQKLEETGTSHEALAELARQATELGLTGEAEQLWQRLLRVKPDHAEAYFNLGYLYLCSGDYPQAQAHAARGVELAPELKEATFNLAKCELYLGQTSAALARCRAMLQKWPDYPAARSLCAVCLLLQGDRAGGEAEVARLAAQGFDCGDFLNEYAGGLQRGGLQHLAAPLADLAARLQAGGRP is encoded by the coding sequence GTGACTCTCTCCATGTCGAAGAAATACCTGGTTTCCGCCATCGTCTCCACCTACGACTCCGAGCGCTTTTTGCGCGGCAAGCTCGAGGACCTGGAGGCGCAGACCATCGCCCCCGAGCTGGAGATCATCGTCATCGACTCCGCCTCGCCGGGAAACGAGGGCGCCATCGTGGCGGAGTTCCAGGCCCGCTACGACAACATCCGGTACCTGCGGACCGGGAAGCGCGAGACCGTCTACCAGGCCTGGAACCGCGGCATCCGCATGGCGACCGGCGAGTTCGTCACCAACGCCAACACGGACGACCGGTTGAGGCACGACGCCTACGAGATCCTGGTGCGCGCCTTGCGGGAGCGCCCGGAGTGCGTGCTCGCCTACCCGGACATGCGCATCACCAAACAGGAGAACGCCACCTTCGAGCGGCACGAGTCCTTCGGCTTTCGCGACTGGCCCGAATTCAACCGGCTGAACCTCCTGGAGCTCTGCTGCGTCGGCCCCTTCCCGCTCTGGAGAAAAGCGCTGCACGACGACATCGGCTACTTCGACGAGCGTTTCAAGAGCGCCGCCGATTACGAACTGTGGCTGCGCGCGGCGCTCAGGCGCGACTTCGTCCACGTCCCGCAGTTCCTCGGGCTCTACTGGCTTTCCGAGGAGACCGTGTCCCGCAAGGGGGATCTCCCCACCTTGGAGTACCTGGAGGTGCAGAAGGAATACCGCCCCCGCTTCGCACCGCTCGCCCCCCCGCCGATGGAACTGGAGCCCCACGAGTGGCAGCAGTTCCAGACCCTCTCGGCGCTGCTGGAGGCCGGGGAGGGAGCCATACTCCCGGAGTTGGAGCGCTTCAGCGAGTTGCACCCGCGCGCGCCCCGCTTCCACCTGGAACTGGCCCGCATCTTCTACAAGAAGGGGGAGATCGGCTACGCCAAGAAGTACTTCGAAAAGGCCGCCATCATCGACCCCGGCAACGAGACCTACCGGGACGCCCTCCTTTCCTTCCTGAAAAGCGAGCTCTACCAGGCGCTGCAGCACCAGACCGCGTTCGTGGCGGCGAACCCGGACGACCTGGAGGCCCACCTCTGCGCGGGGATGATCCTCATACTCATGGAGCGCTACCAGGCGGCCCTGCCGCACTACCGCCGCGCCCTGGAGATCAACCCGGACAGCGCGCCCGCCCGCGAGAACATCGCCTTCCTGGAGCGGGAGCTCCGCCCCAAGGTGCACCCGCTCACCTCGATCGTGGTGGCGGCCGGCGACAACGCCGCCTGCACCCGCGAGTCCCTGGAGAGCATCGAGCGCCATACCCCGGAGCCGCACGAGGTGATCCTGGTGTTCCGAGGCGGCGACGACGCCGCGCTCGCTGAACTGCAGGAGTTCTGCACCGGGCACAGCGGCCACCTCCTCATCGACTGCGGCGGGCGCTCCCCCGCGGCCGGCTTCGGCGCCGGCCTGCGCGAGGCGGTCGGGAGGGAGCTGGTCCTCATGCAGGGGGACGTGGTGGTGACCCGGGGGTGGCTGGCGCGGATGCTGGACACACTCGCCCGGGAGCAAAAGGCCGGCCTGTGCGGCCCCATGACCAACCGGGCGCCCGGGCTCCAGGGGAAGGTGGCCTGCGACTACCGGAACCTCGCCGGGCTGGAGAGCCGCGCCGAGACCTTCGCCGGGGACCACTACGGCCGCCGCATCGCCGTGCCGCGCCTGGCGGGCTTTTGCCTGCTGTTCTCGCGCGAGCTTTTGGACGAGGTCGGCGAGCCGGACGGCAGCTTCGCCTCGGACGCCTGGGGCGAGGATTATTCGCTGCGCGCGGCGCTCAAGGGGTACGGCTGCATCGTCGCCGGTGACGTCTTCGTGCACCGCTACGGCAGCCCCGACGACGATTTCCTACTGCGCCGGGAGCGACCGCTCCTGGAGCGGAAGTGGGAGCCGGGGGCCCTGGCGCCGGAGCTGGCCGCGCGTCTGTTCAGGCACCGGGCGGCGGTCGAGGGGACCCGGCTGGCCCGCGCCGGGAGGCTCAAGCAGGCGGTGGACCTCATGATTGAACAGGGGGTGCACCTGGCCGACGGTGACCCCGCCCCCTACCTCGCCCTGGCCCGGGTGCTTTCCGAGGCGGGGCAGACCCGCGAGGCGCTGGAGGTGCTCACCCACGTCCCGCCGGGAGAGGCGCAGGCGACGCACCTGTTGCGGGCGCGCTGCCACGAGGCCGCCGGGGAGCGCGACCTGGCGCTCTCCGAGCTGGAGCGGGCCGCCGCACTTGATGACCAGGCGCCCGAACTCCTCGAGCAGCAAGGGGTGCTGGCGCTGCAGGCGGGCGAGCGGGACCGGGCCGAGGATCTCCTGCGCCGCGTCCTGGTGGCCGATCCCGGCTGCGCCCGGGCCTACTGTGCCCTGGCGGCTATGGTCTGGGAGCGGGGCGAAAGAAAACAGGGGCTGCAACTCGCCGAGCGGGCCTTCCTCCTCGACCCGCTGCAGATCGCCTCGCTCGGCCGCTACCACGAATTCGCCACCGCGCTCGACCTCCTGCCGCGCGAAGAGGAGCGCCTGCGCGACGCCATCGCCCTCTACCCGGAGCACAAGGGACTCTGCTACGGCCTCATCGAACTCCTGATCAGGAGCGCCCGCTACGGCGAGGCGATCCGGGAGATCGAGCGCGCCGCCGCCCGCTTCGGGCTCGACGACTCCGGCATCGACGCCGCCCTGCAGATCCGGGGGCTCGCCGGCGCCCCGTCCCCCGCCGTGAAAGGCACCGGGAGCGTCTCGCTCTGCATGATCGTCAAGGACGAGGCGCACGACCTTGCCGCCGCGCTCGATTCGCTGCGCGGCCTGGCCGACGAGCTGGTCGTGGTGGACACCGGCTCCACTGATCGGACCCGCGACATCGCCCGCATCTTCGGGGCCCGGCTGTTCGAGTTCCCCTGGACCGGGAGCTTCGCGGATGCCAGGAACTTCTCGCTGGCCCAGGCGGCAGGGGACTGGATCCTGGTGCTGGACGCCGACGAGGTGCTGGCCCCCACCGACCTCGGCCCGCTCGCCGACCTGGCCCGCAAGGGTGGGCGCATCGCCTACTCCTTCACCACCAGGAACTACACCGAAGAACTGGCCCGGCGCGGCTGGGTCGCCAACGGCGGCGAGTACCCGGAACAGGAGCGGGGGCGCGGCTGGACCGGCAGCGACAAGGTGCGCCTGTTCCCGAACCTCCCGGCGCTGCGCTTCGAGGGGGCGGTGCACGAGCTTTTGGAGCTCTCCCTGCTCCGTGAGGAGATCCCGATCCACGCCTGCGACGTGCCGGTGCACCACTACGGCAAGCTGGACCAGGCGGGAAACCGCGCCAAGCAGGAGCTGTACTATCGGCTGGGGCTGCAGAAGCTCGAGGAGACCGGCACCAGCCACGAGGCGCTGGCGGAACTCGCGCGCCAGGCCACGGAACTCGGGCTCACCGGGGAGGCGGAACAACTCTGGCAGCGGCTGCTCCGGGTCAAGCCCGACCATGCCGAGGCCTACTTCAACCTGGGCTACCTGTACTTGTGCTCGGGGGATTACCCGCAGGCGCAGGCCCACGCCGCGAGGGGGGTCGAGCTCGCCCCGGAACTCAAGGAGGCCACCTTCAACCTGGCCAAGTGCGAGCTCTACCTGGGGCAGACCTCGGCGGCGCTCGCGCGCTGCCGGGCCATGCTGCAGAAGTGGCCCGACTACCCGGCGGCCCGCTCGCTCTGCGCGGTCTGCCTGCTGCTCCAAGGGGACCGCGCCGGGGGGGAGGCCGAGGTGGCGCGCCTGGCGGCACAGGGCTTTGACTGCGGCGATTTCCTGAACGAATACGCGGGCGGATTGCAGCGAGGCGGCTTGCAGCATTTGGCCGCCCCTCTTGCCGACCTGGCGGCGCGGCTCCAGGCGGGGGGACGGCCATGA
- a CDS encoding glycosyltransferase: MIVVGNSNVNTFKQQGLVTLAGAEQVSVIWVGALTAPDFYNGHPAGHKVRELFAEHRDEWKFLSLGIHDIYDLCGAASQFQLNNALRALQQLYEQLFTELSRLGRFGWLVFPQPAHELTFPGVSPDEVLQIARTFNSHMKQWCAQAGVAVIDPADRILGEDGTPLPHLLQKDGIHLNVQAARCYLDDIAQLTGISLEFQSDTPPFEPADEPESFVSLLLNALDMPHQRQGGLAGLEDRLLDFVAELLRGKGLELDIDAETELVDSGLLDSLNLVETYTFAVNSIGMEIVYDVDLRTLDTVGKICRFLEEQAQGGPEPEGPTFEDFITSMRGDLADPARREAILAADSRIAALPQARVQEFIRHFEVVSYSFNCNYGIIYFWLSFFAAQNRNYATALELLKHGSRSDLVYPVRGEHVRYYRERWEQLQEMTQSPAPRPAAPTRPRLSVVIPSYNYGHFLKDCLESILSQGYPNLELIILDGGSSDDTVEVIRRYEKHIAYWRSHKDAGQYAAIEEGLNRATGEIMTWLNADDMFHPGAFDAAGRIFAECAEVEWLMGRPNSFDEQGRQKHILSYLPLNSRAKYLADQEFIQQEGVFWRRGLWERSGACIDKTLPLAADLELWARFFRSARLFSVDMMLAGFRDHPLQKSKDKAGYTAEADRVLARERELFAAEKTPFNPPAPLPILIQGDRVIL; this comes from the coding sequence ATGATAGTAGTCGGCAACAGCAACGTGAACACCTTCAAGCAGCAGGGACTGGTGACCCTGGCCGGCGCCGAGCAGGTCAGCGTCATATGGGTCGGTGCGCTCACCGCCCCGGACTTCTACAACGGGCACCCCGCCGGGCACAAGGTGCGCGAGCTCTTCGCCGAACACCGCGATGAGTGGAAGTTCCTGAGCCTCGGCATCCACGACATCTACGACCTCTGCGGCGCCGCCTCGCAATTCCAGCTGAACAACGCGCTCAGGGCGCTGCAGCAGCTCTACGAGCAGCTCTTCACCGAACTCTCCCGCTTGGGCAGGTTCGGCTGGCTGGTCTTTCCGCAGCCGGCGCACGAACTCACCTTCCCAGGCGTCTCCCCGGACGAGGTACTTCAGATCGCGCGCACCTTCAACTCGCACATGAAACAGTGGTGCGCCCAGGCCGGGGTCGCGGTCATCGACCCGGCGGACCGCATCCTCGGGGAGGACGGCACCCCCCTGCCGCACCTGTTGCAAAAGGACGGCATCCACCTGAACGTGCAGGCGGCGCGCTGCTACCTGGACGACATCGCCCAGCTCACCGGCATCTCGCTCGAATTCCAAAGCGATACACCCCCATTCGAGCCGGCGGACGAGCCGGAGTCCTTCGTTTCGCTGTTGTTGAACGCGCTGGACATGCCGCACCAACGGCAAGGGGGGCTCGCCGGGCTGGAAGACAGGCTCCTCGACTTCGTGGCGGAGTTGTTGCGCGGCAAGGGGCTCGAGCTCGACATCGACGCGGAAACGGAGCTGGTCGACTCGGGGCTCCTCGACTCGCTGAACCTGGTGGAGACCTACACCTTCGCGGTGAACAGCATCGGCATGGAGATCGTCTACGACGTGGACCTGCGCACCCTGGACACGGTGGGGAAGATCTGCCGCTTCCTGGAGGAGCAGGCGCAGGGGGGGCCGGAGCCGGAAGGGCCGACCTTCGAGGACTTCATCACCTCCATGCGCGGCGACCTCGCCGATCCCGCCCGGCGCGAGGCGATCCTCGCCGCCGACAGCCGCATCGCGGCGCTGCCGCAGGCCAGGGTCCAGGAGTTCATCCGGCACTTCGAGGTGGTCTCCTACAGCTTCAACTGCAACTACGGCATCATCTACTTCTGGCTCTCCTTCTTCGCCGCCCAGAACCGCAACTACGCGACGGCGCTGGAACTCCTGAAGCACGGCAGCAGGAGCGACCTGGTCTACCCGGTGCGCGGCGAGCACGTGCGCTACTACCGGGAGCGCTGGGAGCAGCTCCAGGAAATGACGCAGAGCCCGGCGCCGCGCCCCGCCGCACCCACCCGGCCGCGCCTCTCCGTGGTGATCCCCTCCTACAACTACGGCCACTTCCTCAAGGACTGCCTGGAGTCGATCCTGTCCCAGGGGTACCCGAACCTGGAGCTGATCATCCTGGACGGAGGCTCCAGCGACGACACGGTCGAGGTGATCCGGCGCTACGAGAAGCACATCGCCTACTGGCGCAGCCATAAGGACGCCGGCCAGTACGCCGCCATCGAGGAGGGGCTGAACCGCGCCACCGGCGAGATCATGACCTGGCTGAACGCCGACGACATGTTCCACCCCGGCGCCTTCGACGCGGCCGGCCGCATCTTCGCCGAATGCGCCGAGGTGGAGTGGCTCATGGGGCGCCCCAACAGCTTCGACGAGCAGGGGAGACAAAAGCACATCCTCTCCTACCTCCCCCTCAACTCCCGGGCCAAGTACCTGGCAGACCAGGAGTTCATCCAGCAGGAAGGGGTGTTCTGGCGCCGCGGCCTGTGGGAGAGAAGCGGGGCCTGCATCGACAAGACCCTGCCGCTGGCCGCCGACCTGGAACTGTGGGCCCGCTTCTTCAGGAGCGCGCGCCTCTTCTCCGTCGACATGATGCTCGCCGGCTTCCGCGACCACCCGCTGCAGAAATCCAAGGACAAGGCGGGCTACACCGCCGAGGCGGACCGGGTGCTCGCCCGCGAGCGCGAGCTTTTCGCCGCCGAGAAGACGCCCTTCAACCCGCCGGCGCCGCTCCCCATACTGATCCAGGGCGACCGGGTGATCCTGTGA
- a CDS encoding AMP-binding protein codes for MKFPAAPDVPGCIEELVRDNPAAHCCSVRVKGTWQEFSRREFWDRVCHYAGLFAPLPHQSIVLFVKQLDIHLLAAYIGAMKAGHLPAQISYPSSKVNPAEYGKKLGHIHEITRFGAVFTDQEGEHLFEQFGSLPIFTPGSAAEPSDEDFSRANENALVQFSSGSTGMQKGVVLTHEGVVEHMKSYAATLRLTEGDAIATWLPLYHDMGLIACYLMPLMTGIPFYQIDPFDWIMQPDLLLQLVEERRPTICFLPNFTYQVLAQKGKVRDLSSVRLWINCSEPARAKSHAMFAERFPTVKPESLTVCYALAENTFAVSQTLPWSGNSTRVHPARNVLSCGKPIPGVEVRIFDPMESGDGEVGIRSPFLFHRFLDGTRPLRDGFCLTGDLGFLDEDGEVYITGRKKDILIVHGKNIYPQDVEYVASEVPGVYSGRTVCFGVWDDELGTEELYVVVERVPNATPTPIKIAVQKAVMEEVGTVPKRVEVVEHMTLVKTSSGKISRARNKELYLNKGFSLL; via the coding sequence ATGAAATTCCCCGCCGCCCCTGACGTCCCCGGCTGCATCGAAGAGCTGGTCCGGGACAACCCCGCCGCGCACTGCTGCTCCGTCCGGGTCAAGGGAACCTGGCAGGAGTTCTCGCGCCGGGAGTTCTGGGACCGGGTCTGCCACTACGCCGGCCTGTTCGCCCCGCTGCCGCACCAGAGCATCGTGCTGTTCGTGAAGCAGCTCGACATACACCTTCTGGCCGCCTACATCGGCGCCATGAAAGCCGGGCACCTCCCGGCACAGATCAGCTACCCCTCCTCCAAGGTGAACCCGGCGGAATACGGCAAGAAGCTCGGGCACATCCACGAGATCACCCGTTTCGGCGCGGTCTTCACCGACCAGGAAGGGGAGCACCTGTTCGAGCAGTTCGGGTCGCTCCCCATCTTCACCCCCGGCTCCGCTGCGGAGCCGTCGGACGAGGACTTTTCGCGCGCCAACGAAAACGCCCTGGTGCAGTTCTCCTCCGGCTCCACCGGGATGCAGAAAGGTGTGGTGCTGACCCACGAGGGGGTGGTTGAGCACATGAAGAGCTACGCCGCCACCCTGCGCCTCACCGAAGGGGACGCCATCGCCACCTGGCTGCCGCTGTACCACGACATGGGACTGATCGCCTGCTACCTGATGCCGCTCATGACCGGGATCCCCTTCTACCAGATCGACCCCTTCGACTGGATCATGCAGCCCGACCTGTTGCTGCAGCTCGTCGAGGAGCGCCGCCCGACCATCTGCTTCCTCCCCAACTTCACCTACCAGGTGCTGGCCCAGAAGGGGAAAGTGCGCGACCTCTCCAGCGTCCGGCTCTGGATCAACTGCTCCGAGCCGGCGCGCGCCAAGAGCCACGCCATGTTCGCGGAGCGCTTCCCCACCGTCAAGCCGGAGTCGCTCACCGTCTGCTACGCACTGGCCGAGAACACCTTCGCGGTCTCCCAGACCCTCCCCTGGAGCGGCAACTCGACCAGGGTGCACCCGGCCCGCAACGTCCTCTCCTGCGGCAAACCGATCCCCGGGGTCGAGGTGCGCATCTTCGACCCGATGGAAAGCGGCGACGGCGAGGTGGGCATCCGCTCCCCGTTTTTGTTCCACCGTTTCCTGGACGGGACGCGCCCCTTGCGCGACGGATTCTGCCTGACCGGCGACCTCGGTTTCCTGGACGAGGATGGCGAGGTCTACATCACCGGCCGCAAGAAGGACATCCTCATCGTGCACGGCAAGAACATCTATCCCCAGGACGTGGAATACGTCGCCTCCGAGGTGCCGGGGGTCTACTCCGGGCGCACCGTCTGCTTCGGCGTCTGGGACGACGAGCTGGGGACCGAGGAACTGTACGTGGTGGTGGAACGGGTCCCGAATGCCACCCCGACGCCGATCAAGATCGCGGTGCAGAAGGCGGTCATGGAGGAGGTGGGGACCGTCCCCAAGAGGGTCGAGGTGGTCGAGCACATGACGCTGGTGAAGACCTCCAGCGGCAAGATCTCCCGGGCCCGCAACAAGGAACTCTACCTGAACAAAGGATTCAGCCTTTTATGA